The DNA region TTTCAAAAGGCTGCAAAGTTATTGTTCTAGCATCAGGTATGCTTATTTTAGCAACTTGATTTAAAGGTGTTGATGAGCCGTAATAGTCTACAAAAACACTCCCCAACATAGCAGGAGAAGCCTTACCAGCACGTATATTTAGAAATTCTTTTTCTAAGTGAGCGATTGAACCTTCCATAGATTCTTGAGCGCTATCTAATATAAATTCAATTTCTTCAGTCATTTTATTTCAGATTTTAGATTTTAGATTTTAGATTTCAGATTTCCTGCTATCTGTAAACTGCCATCTGCTATTTATATATTTACTACAGTTCCAATATTTTCTCCATCGCAGATTCTTTCTAAGTTTCCGCTTTTGTTCATGTCAAAAATAAGGATAGGTAATTTATTTTCTTGGCTTAAAGTAAAGGCTGTAGTGTCCATTACATTTAGTCCTTTTTTGATTACATCATCAAATGAGATAAAGTCGAATTTAACTGCCGAAGCATTTTTCTCTGGGTCAGAATCGTAAACTCCATCTACACGTGTTCCTTTTAAAATCACATCAGCGTTGATTTCGATTCCACGTAATACAGCAGCTGTATCGGTTGTAAAGTAAGGGTTTCCTGTTCCAGCTCCAAAAATTACAATTCTTCCTTTTTCTAAGTGTCTGTCGGCTCTTCTTTTAATATAAGGTTCAGCGATAGACTCCATTTTTAAAGCAGTTTGTAAACGTGTTTTCATGCCTTTTTCTTCAAGAGCACCTTGTAAAGCCATTCCGTTTATAACGGTTGCAAGCATTCCCATATAATCTCCTTGCACTCTGTCCATTCCGTTGCTTGCTCCTGCAACTCCTCTAAAGATATTTCCTCCGCCAATTACGATGGCAATTTCTACTCCTTTTGCGTGTACTTTTTTGATTTCTTCAGCATATTCAGCTAATCTTACAGGGTCAATTCCATATTGACGGTCTCCCATTAAAGCTTCTCCGCTTAATTTTAGAAGAATTCTTTTGTATTTCATGTGTATGTTGCGTTGATTGGTGCAAATATAGGGATATTCTTTTTTTCTGAAATAGCACGACTTAAATTTTATAAATTTTGTTTTCAAAGCTGTATTTGGCAGCCTCATAGCCTAAATTGAAAATCGTATCCATTTTCGTTTTATTGGTTTCGAAGGTACTATAAACACTCAGTTCTTTAGGTTGAATAATCCAATCACATTGATTGAATTTCGATATATTAGCGTGTTCCGAAAGGATATCAAATGCTCTTGTGGTAACCGCTCGAATAGAATTTAAATCCTCTGGTTTAATGTTGTTAATAGGACTTACATAGACGCCAATAATAGTATCGCAATTTTTTCGAAGTAAATCAGTTGGGAAATGATTTAAAATACCGCCATCGCTATAGTGATTGCCATTAATTTGATACGGCGAAATCACTCCAGGGAACGAACACGAGGCGATGAGTGCGTCGACAATCTTGGTTTCTGAATCAAATATTTTAAGTTGGCCTTTAATCATATCGGTAGCGGTGATTTGGGTAGGGATTTCCAAATCAGATAGTTTCGCCTCTTTAAAAACAGCATGAAAATAATCTTTGAAGGCTTCCGAATCAATCAAACCTGCTTTAGTAAATGTAATATGTCGCCAATGAAAAAAATAGATGGACTTGAAAAAGTCTAAGATTTCCTCGGGAGTTTTGCCCCAAGCATACATAGCACCAACAATGGAACCTGCACTGGTTCCTGCAATTTTTGTGGGACGTATGTTTTGTTCTTCTAAAAATTTGATAGCACCCGCATGGGCTAAACCCTTTGTCCCACCACCCGAAAGCGCTAAGCCAATTGATTTTGTGTGTAAGTTCATTATTGGGGTTGTTTTTTATAAAATTACGACTTTTGTTCATTTGAATGTGATTTTTGTCATAGTAAATCCATTCTTTGTGCTGTATTTTTGTTTAAAAATTAAAAGATATGATTTCATCAATTGCCAGAGCATTAACGGAAAGCTATACCTATCCGGCATATAGAAAATTAGTAAGCGATTTATTAAAAGAAGGAAAGTCAACAGGACATCAACAAACGGAAGAATTAACCCATTATAGTGCTTTAAACGAGACTCGTATGAATCGTTTGGATAAAACCATGAAAATTTCGGAGGATAGCATTGATCAACTAAAGTCATTACAGAATGAGTTTGTTTGGATTGTGATTTCAGAAGGTTGGTGTGGCGATGCTGCCCAACTTTTGCCTGTTTTTAATAAAATGAGTGAGGCTAGTGAAGGTAAAATTGAGATTAGAATTGTGCTTAGAGATGAGCATTTGGACGTAATGGATCAATTTTTGACCAATAACGCCAGAGCAATCCCTAAATTGATAGTTCTAGAAAAAGAGACTTCAAATGTGGTAGCACAATGGGGACCAAGACCTAAACCCGCTTTTGATTTGATTGTAAATTATAAAAAAGAGCACGGGGTTATTGATGAGACCATCAAAACAGAATTGCAGTTGTGGTATTTGCATGATAAAGGAATGACGACTCAAAACGAAATTATGACTATGATGCTAGAATTGGATCAAGAGCTATCTCAGAATGAAATTTTGGAAAAAGTAAAAGTAGGTTTAAATTAGTTTTCCAAAAAAGCTTTTATGGTTTTATTTTATTGATGTTGGTTCTTGTTTTTTTGTTGAATGCTGTAAATGCCAACCCCAAGCTGAACGTGGTCACTTTATCAGGGGTGTACAATTTAAATCCATATTGGGTGAGTTCAATAAAAAAAGAATAACCTTCAATGCCTTCATATCCTAGGCTTATTTTTTGAAAGTCTTCATGTAGATTTCCACGACCTAAGACTATGGACTTGCCGTAAGCAGGTTGGATGTATAAAAAATCTTCAGGGCCAAGTTGTAAACTTAATTTAAGATTGGCATAGGCAGGAATTACTACTAATTTTCTGGAACCTATCCAGTCAATTCCAGAATGTAATCCTATGGATATTGTTCGGTTAAAATGAATGCCCTCTCCGAATTTTAAACTTAAGCCATCAGGTAAAAACCAATATTCGTCGTCGCCCCGGTTTACATTTTCTTTTAGTGGAACCGATACACCGAAATAGGTGTAGGAACCTTGTTGAAATTGAGCGAAATTAGGTAATGAGTATCCTATTAATATTAGTATGTAAGTTAGGGTTTTCATAATTGTATTTTTTAATAATCAGTATGAAATAGACACCTTATTCTTGATATACTAAAGTTAGTTAAAATTAAGATTGGTTGTTGTTGTGAGTTGAAATTATACTTTCTTCAAACAGCGTAATATCGATAGCGTTTTTT from Flavobacterium nitratireducens includes:
- a CDS encoding thioredoxin family protein; protein product: MISSIARALTESYTYPAYRKLVSDLLKEGKSTGHQQTEELTHYSALNETRMNRLDKTMKISEDSIDQLKSLQNEFVWIVISEGWCGDAAQLLPVFNKMSEASEGKIEIRIVLRDEHLDVMDQFLTNNARAIPKLIVLEKETSNVVAQWGPRPKPAFDLIVNYKKEHGVIDETIKTELQLWYLHDKGMTTQNEIMTMMLELDQELSQNEILEKVKVGLN
- a CDS encoding patatin-like phospholipase family protein yields the protein MNLHTKSIGLALSGGGTKGLAHAGAIKFLEEQNIRPTKIAGTSAGSIVGAMYAWGKTPEEILDFFKSIYFFHWRHITFTKAGLIDSEAFKDYFHAVFKEAKLSDLEIPTQITATDMIKGQLKIFDSETKIVDALIASCSFPGVISPYQINGNHYSDGGILNHFPTDLLRKNCDTIIGVYVSPINNIKPEDLNSIRAVTTRAFDILSEHANISKFNQCDWIIQPKELSVYSTFETNKTKMDTIFNLGYEAAKYSFENKIYKI
- the pyrH gene encoding UMP kinase gives rise to the protein MKYKRILLKLSGEALMGDRQYGIDPVRLAEYAEEIKKVHAKGVEIAIVIGGGNIFRGVAGASNGMDRVQGDYMGMLATVINGMALQGALEEKGMKTRLQTALKMESIAEPYIKRRADRHLEKGRIVIFGAGTGNPYFTTDTAAVLRGIEINADVILKGTRVDGVYDSDPEKNASAVKFDFISFDDVIKKGLNVMDTTAFTLSQENKLPILIFDMNKSGNLERICDGENIGTVVNI